One stretch of Halapricum desulfuricans DNA includes these proteins:
- a CDS encoding O-acetylhomoserine aminocarboxypropyltransferase/cysteine synthase family protein, whose protein sequence is MTDDDRGFETNALHVGQEEPDPATGARAPPIYQTTSYVFEDAEDAAQQFALEKPGHIYSRLMNPTTGLLQERLAALEGGVGAVATASGMSALNLTTFLLADVGDNVVTASALYGGTYTYFSHTAPRNGVEARFVDTLDYEAYEEAIDEDTAYVHLETIGNPALVTPDIERVADIAHDHGVPLFVDNTFATPYLSNPIEHGADLVWESTTKWIHGSGTTVGGVVVDGGTFPWEEYAEDYPEIAGDNPAYHGVNFADRFGEAAFTYAAIARGLRDLGNQQSPFDAWQTIQGLESLPMRMERHSENAQLVAEYLDDHDEVAWVNYPGLESHETHDNASEYLDGGYGGMITFGLEAGYEAARETVESTELASLLANVGDAKTLVIHPASTTHQQLTAEEKAAAGVRDDMVRLSVGVEDPTDIVDDLDQAIAQATQ, encoded by the coding sequence ATGACTGACGACGACCGCGGATTCGAGACGAACGCCCTGCACGTCGGGCAGGAGGAGCCCGACCCCGCGACGGGCGCACGCGCACCGCCGATCTATCAGACGACCAGTTACGTCTTCGAGGACGCCGAAGACGCCGCCCAGCAGTTCGCCCTCGAGAAGCCGGGCCACATCTACTCGCGACTGATGAATCCGACCACTGGACTGCTCCAGGAGCGACTCGCCGCGCTCGAAGGCGGCGTCGGTGCCGTCGCGACTGCCTCGGGGATGAGTGCACTGAATCTCACGACCTTCCTGCTGGCGGACGTCGGCGACAACGTCGTCACCGCCTCGGCGCTGTACGGGGGCACCTACACCTACTTCAGCCACACCGCACCGCGCAACGGCGTCGAGGCGCGCTTTGTCGACACGCTTGACTACGAGGCCTACGAGGAGGCAATCGACGAGGACACGGCCTACGTCCACCTGGAAACCATCGGCAACCCCGCGCTGGTGACGCCCGACATCGAGCGCGTCGCCGACATCGCCCACGACCACGGCGTCCCGCTGTTCGTCGACAACACCTTTGCGACGCCGTATCTGTCGAACCCGATCGAACACGGTGCAGACCTGGTCTGGGAGTCGACGACCAAGTGGATCCACGGCTCGGGGACGACCGTCGGCGGCGTCGTCGTCGACGGCGGCACCTTCCCCTGGGAGGAGTACGCCGAGGACTACCCCGAGATCGCCGGCGACAACCCCGCCTATCACGGCGTCAACTTCGCCGATCGGTTCGGCGAGGCGGCGTTCACCTATGCCGCGATCGCCCGTGGACTGCGCGATCTGGGCAACCAGCAGTCGCCCTTTGACGCCTGGCAGACGATCCAGGGCCTGGAGTCGCTGCCGATGCGGATGGAACGCCACTCCGAGAACGCCCAGCTCGTTGCCGAGTATCTCGACGACCACGACGAGGTCGCCTGGGTCAACTACCCCGGACTGGAGAGTCACGAAACGCACGACAACGCTTCCGAGTATCTCGATGGTGGCTACGGCGGCATGATCACGTTTGGACTCGAGGCCGGCTACGAGGCCGCCCGCGAGACCGTCGAGTCGACCGAACTGGCCAGTCTCCTGGCGAACGTCGGCGACGCCAAGACGCTGGTCATCCACCCGGCCTCGACGACCCACCAGCAACTCACCGCCGAGGAGAAGGCAGCTGCCGGCGTCAGAGACGATATGGTCCGGCTCTCCGTCGGCGTCGAGGACCCGACAGACATCGTCGACGATCTGGATCAGGCGATCGCGCAAGCGACGCAGTGA
- a CDS encoding DNA-directed DNA polymerase II small subunit produces MPLETPVRIVSELASRGYNAERDAVTLLADAPDTDAALDRALETLPDDALKLRSEHVRDVLETDDSKRSLGDRSLSDPSRSEATAAPDSDAAVDSGSSSVPDRSDSPTTDTPSVSTGEKKSQTSDTATSSPAETKGERSPGPGRRTTGRDIDPDRLSVEIDGDMTGESTGTGEYSDFVAVFRDRYERLSKQLRGRVNHRPTDALESLPGNEEAAVVGMVSDIRSTASGHRLIELEDTNGTFPTLVMKDRPIADLVSQLLLDEVIAVEGTLADDGGILFVDSLHFPDIPRTHEPSTADRPVKAALISDVHVGSQEFKADAWHRFADWLHTDDAEGVEYLLIAGDMVEGVGVYPDQDEELDVIDVYDQYERFSEYLKEVPGDMEIVMIPGNHDAVRLAEPQPAFDSELRQTMSAHDARFTSNPSLVTIEGVSVLMYHGVSLDEVIAELPDEKASYDEPHKAMYQLLKKRHVAPQYGGHTRLAPEKQDYLTIDEVPDVFHAGHVHKLGYGKYHNVLTINSGCWQAQTDFQKSVNIDPDAGFAPIVDLETLELTVRSFG; encoded by the coding sequence GTGCCTCTCGAGACGCCCGTCCGGATCGTCAGTGAACTCGCGTCCCGCGGCTACAACGCCGAACGCGATGCCGTGACGCTGCTTGCCGACGCGCCGGACACTGACGCCGCTCTCGATCGGGCGCTCGAAACACTTCCTGACGACGCACTCAAACTGCGATCAGAACACGTCCGGGACGTACTCGAAACGGACGACTCGAAACGCTCGCTCGGCGATCGGTCGCTCTCCGATCCGTCCCGATCCGAAGCGACTGCGGCTCCGGACTCTGACGCGGCTGTCGATTCCGGCTCCTCGTCTGTTCCTGACCGCTCAGACAGTCCGACGACGGACACCCCCTCCGTTTCGACTGGAGAGAAAAAGTCACAAACTTCGGATACTGCTACATCTTCTCCAGCTGAAACGAAGGGGGAGCGCAGTCCCGGTCCCGGCCGACGGACGACGGGCCGTGACATCGACCCCGACCGGCTTTCGGTCGAGATCGACGGCGACATGACCGGTGAATCGACCGGGACGGGCGAGTACAGCGACTTCGTCGCCGTCTTTCGAGACCGATACGAACGCCTCTCGAAACAGCTCCGCGGCCGGGTCAACCACCGCCCGACCGACGCGCTGGAATCGCTCCCCGGCAACGAAGAGGCCGCCGTCGTCGGGATGGTCTCGGATATTAGATCGACCGCAAGCGGCCACCGGCTGATCGAACTCGAGGACACCAACGGGACCTTTCCGACGCTGGTGATGAAAGACCGGCCGATCGCCGACCTCGTGTCCCAGCTGTTGCTCGACGAGGTGATCGCCGTCGAGGGGACGCTTGCCGACGACGGTGGGATCCTCTTCGTCGATTCGCTACACTTCCCGGATATTCCCCGCACCCACGAACCTTCGACCGCGGATCGACCGGTAAAGGCCGCCCTCATCAGTGACGTCCACGTCGGTAGCCAGGAGTTCAAAGCCGACGCCTGGCATCGCTTCGCCGACTGGCTCCACACCGACGACGCCGAGGGCGTCGAGTATCTGCTGATCGCCGGCGACATGGTCGAGGGCGTCGGTGTCTATCCCGATCAGGACGAGGAACTGGACGTCATCGACGTCTACGACCAGTACGAGCGCTTCTCGGAGTACCTCAAGGAAGTGCCCGGCGACATGGAGATCGTCATGATCCCGGGCAACCACGACGCCGTTCGGCTGGCCGAACCCCAGCCCGCCTTCGATTCGGAACTCCGCCAGACGATGTCCGCCCACGACGCCCGCTTCACCTCCAACCCCTCGCTGGTCACGATCGAGGGCGTCTCGGTGTTGATGTATCACGGGGTCAGCCTTGACGAGGTGATCGCCGAACTGCCCGACGAGAAAGCCAGCTACGACGAGCCCCACAAGGCGATGTATCAGCTCCTCAAGAAGCGCCACGTCGCGCCCCAGTACGGTGGGCACACGCGACTTGCACCCGAAAAGCAAGACTATCTCACTATCGACGAGGTGCCGGACGTCTTCCACGCCGGCCACGTCCACAAGCTGGGCTATGGCAAGTACCACAACGTGTTGACGATCAACTCGGGCTGCTGGCAGGCTCAGACGGACTTCCAGAAGAGCGTCAACATCGACCCCGACGCCGGGTTCGCGCCGATCGTCGATCTGGAGACGCTGGAGCTCACCGTCCGGAGTTTCGGCTAG
- a CDS encoding aminopeptidase, with translation MTDDLRVAAETALNQCMGLQSGESCAIITDDRRWEIGKALYDVASEITDDATIVRYPPGDQHGEEPPATVAAAMREPDVLLAPTTKSLSHTRARSAATDGGARAATLPGITEDVFTRGLDADYESIREHCNRVLAAVGNAAEIRVTAPSGTDITLEPGDREWQEDTGIVHEPGSFSNLPAGEVFVSPETADGRVVVDGTMRPHGLLSEGQTVAFDVEDGQVTAIEDDAIREQVEEGAEKVGDAAYNLAELGIGTNVAIEQLVGSVLLDEKAGGTVHFAIGDDASIGGDTEAPLHLDGIVREPTVYADGEEVSLPAP, from the coding sequence ATGACTGACGACTTGCGCGTCGCGGCCGAGACGGCGCTGAACCAGTGCATGGGGCTGCAATCGGGCGAGTCCTGTGCGATCATTACCGACGACAGGCGCTGGGAGATCGGCAAAGCGCTGTACGACGTCGCGAGCGAGATCACCGACGACGCGACGATCGTCCGGTATCCGCCGGGCGACCAGCACGGCGAGGAGCCCCCGGCGACGGTCGCGGCGGCCATGCGCGAACCGGACGTGCTGCTCGCGCCGACGACGAAGAGCCTCAGCCACACCCGGGCGCGCTCGGCGGCCACCGACGGCGGCGCGCGTGCGGCGACGCTGCCGGGAATCACCGAAGACGTGTTCACGCGCGGGCTCGACGCCGACTATGAGTCGATCCGAGAACACTGCAATCGCGTCCTCGCAGCGGTCGGAAACGCGGCGGAGATCCGGGTAACCGCGCCGTCGGGGACGGACATCACGCTCGAGCCCGGCGACCGGGAGTGGCAGGAGGACACCGGGATCGTCCACGAGCCGGGTTCGTTCTCGAACCTGCCCGCCGGCGAGGTGTTCGTCAGCCCCGAGACCGCGGACGGCCGGGTCGTCGTCGACGGGACGATGCGCCCCCACGGACTGCTTTCGGAGGGGCAGACGGTCGCCTTCGATGTCGAGGACGGACAAGTCACCGCCATCGAGGACGACGCGATCCGCGAGCAGGTCGAGGAAGGGGCCGAGAAAGTCGGCGACGCGGCCTACAACCTCGCCGAGCTGGGGATCGGGACGAACGTCGCCATCGAACAGCTGGTCGGGTCGGTCCTGCTCGACGAGAAGGCGGGCGGGACGGTCCACTTCGCGATCGGCGACGACGCCTCAATCGGCGGCGACACCGAAGCGCCGCTGCATCTCGACGGGATCGTCCGGGAACCGACGGTCTACGCCGACGGCGAGGAAGTGTCGCTGCCGGCCCCCTAG
- a CDS encoding S26 family signal peptidase codes for MEDDGPEAGPDTVDTPRSEAGDAVRSASENPTDSKPTDRGPGARHGEKPDGSEPSWVLYLYDLLSSVGIVVLIGALLFTASGVWPPMVAIESGSMEPKMERGDLVFVMEADRFPGDGAHESGVVTARAGQSTGYEKFGGYGDVIVYEPDGSDRRTPVIHRTMFWVEEGENWIDKANPEYLPEDAVCEGSTPGETDVRACPAPHSGFITKGDANSAYDQVNGIASGPVRPEWVVGTAEYSVPYLGNIRLGAEAGAAGTTLNATWNTTNATGDRP; via the coding sequence ATGGAAGACGACGGCCCGGAAGCGGGACCGGATACTGTGGACACTCCCCGGTCCGAGGCAGGCGACGCCGTCCGGTCGGCCAGCGAAAACCCGACCGACTCGAAGCCGACAGATCGAGGTCCGGGGGCACGCCACGGAGAGAAGCCGGACGGAAGCGAACCGAGCTGGGTCCTGTATTTATACGACCTGCTCAGCAGTGTCGGGATCGTCGTCCTGATCGGCGCGCTGCTGTTTACCGCAAGCGGTGTCTGGCCGCCGATGGTCGCCATCGAGAGCGGGAGCATGGAGCCGAAAATGGAGCGCGGCGATCTGGTATTCGTCATGGAAGCCGATCGGTTCCCCGGCGACGGAGCACACGAAAGCGGCGTCGTCACGGCGAGAGCAGGACAGTCGACCGGTTACGAGAAGTTCGGTGGATACGGGGACGTGATCGTCTACGAGCCGGACGGGAGCGACCGCCGAACGCCGGTCATCCACCGGACGATGTTCTGGGTCGAGGAAGGCGAAAACTGGATCGACAAGGCGAATCCCGAGTACCTTCCCGAGGACGCAGTCTGTGAAGGGTCGACGCCCGGTGAAACAGACGTCCGTGCCTGTCCCGCGCCCCACTCCGGATTCATCACCAAGGGAGACGCCAACAGCGCCTACGATCAGGTGAACGGAATCGCCAGCGGACCGGTCAGACCGGAATGGGTCGTCGGAACCGCCGAGTACTCGGTGCCGTACCTCGGCAACATTCGACTGGGCGCGGAGGCGGGCGCGGCGGGGACGACGTTGAACGCGACGTGGAACACGACGAACGCAACAGGGGATCGGCCGTAG
- a CDS encoding Cdc6/Cdc18 family protein has translation MTDQDDDTDSAIDFSTETGAGSDLADSALASEQADAGSRDQADSQPDTESPGTSSLDDIVLDDVEDTDDAGEASRGLFDDLLSGEPIFEKKEVLRPSYTPRKLPHREDQINNMATILVSALRGDTPSNILIYGKTGTGKTASAKFVSEELESTSEKYSVACEVEYINCEVTDTQYRVLAQLANKFIEKNRDHITDRINDLESLAERARESESSLADTDFESVEGIESTLDSLREEREGFQEVPMTGWPTDRVYSTFFEAVDYTERVVVIMLDEIDKLVEKSGDDTLYNLSRMNSELENSKVSIIGISNDLKFTDFLDPRVKSSLGEEEIVFPPYDANQLRDILQARAEVAFEDGSLSDDVIPLCAAFAAQEHGDARRALDLLRTAGELAERDKTDRVEEDHVRQAQEKIELDRVVEVVRTLPTQSKLVLFAIILLEKNGVHNINTGEVYNIYKSLCEEIDADVLTQRRVTDLISELDMLGIVNAVVVSKGRYGRTKEISLSVPIDETEAVLLSDSRLGDIEDVQPFVQARFDQ, from the coding sequence ATGACAGATCAGGACGACGATACCGATTCAGCGATCGATTTCAGCACGGAAACCGGCGCTGGGAGCGATCTCGCCGACTCGGCACTTGCTTCCGAGCAGGCCGACGCCGGGAGCCGAGACCAGGCCGACAGTCAACCTGATACTGAATCCCCCGGGACGTCGTCGCTGGACGACATCGTGCTCGACGACGTGGAGGACACTGACGACGCCGGCGAAGCGTCGCGCGGTCTGTTCGACGACCTGCTGAGCGGCGAACCGATCTTCGAGAAGAAGGAGGTGCTCCGTCCGTCGTATACGCCCCGCAAACTCCCCCACCGCGAGGACCAGATCAACAATATGGCGACGATTCTCGTCAGCGCGCTCCGCGGTGACACCCCCTCGAATATCCTGATCTACGGCAAGACGGGAACCGGAAAGACCGCCAGCGCCAAGTTCGTCAGCGAGGAACTCGAGTCGACCTCCGAGAAGTACTCCGTCGCCTGTGAGGTCGAGTACATCAACTGTGAGGTCACCGACACTCAGTATCGCGTCCTCGCGCAACTCGCGAACAAGTTCATCGAGAAGAACCGCGACCACATCACTGATCGAATCAACGATCTGGAATCGCTCGCTGAGCGAGCCCGTGAGAGCGAGTCGTCGCTCGCTGACACCGACTTCGAGTCCGTCGAGGGAATCGAATCCACTCTCGACTCGCTCCGAGAGGAGCGTGAGGGCTTTCAGGAGGTCCCGATGACTGGTTGGCCGACCGACCGCGTCTACAGCACGTTCTTTGAGGCAGTCGATTACACTGAACGCGTCGTCGTGATCATGCTCGACGAGATCGACAAACTCGTCGAGAAGAGCGGAGACGACACTCTGTACAACCTCTCGCGGATGAATTCCGAACTGGAGAACTCGAAGGTTTCGATTATCGGCATCTCGAACGACCTGAAGTTCACCGACTTTCTCGATCCCCGGGTCAAGTCCAGCCTCGGCGAGGAAGAGATCGTCTTCCCGCCCTACGACGCCAACCAGCTTCGGGACATCCTGCAGGCGCGCGCCGAGGTCGCGTTCGAGGACGGCTCGCTTTCCGACGACGTCATCCCGCTGTGTGCGGCCTTCGCGGCACAGGAACACGGCGACGCCCGTCGCGCGCTCGATCTGCTTCGGACTGCCGGCGAGCTCGCCGAACGGGACAAGACCGACCGCGTCGAGGAAGACCACGTCCGGCAGGCCCAGGAGAAGATCGAACTCGATCGCGTCGTCGAGGTCGTCCGCACCCTTCCCACCCAGTCGAAGCTCGTCCTATTCGCGATCATCCTGCTCGAAAAGAACGGCGTCCACAACATCAACACCGGCGAAGTCTACAACATCTACAAGAGCCTCTGCGAGGAGATCGACGCCGACGTACTTACTCAGCGCCGCGTCACCGACCTGATCTCCGAACTCGACATGCTCGGCATCGTCAACGCTGTCGTCGTTTCGAAGGGCCGATACGGTCGGACGAAGGAAATCTCGCTTTCCGTTCCGATCGACGAGACGGAAGCCGTTCTCCTGAGTGACTCCCGACTGGGCGACATCGAGGACGTCCAGCCGTTCGTCCAGGCCCGATTCGACCAGTGA
- a CDS encoding TrmB family transcriptional regulator → MDSERLVSVLQTGGLSRYQAQAYVALLELGTASAGDLADASGVPQPRIYDVLRDLEADGYVETYEGETLQARVHDPGALVSDLSTRIAQFQSATDEIEHRWTEPEPTGQEAAIVAQFETVLTRTIEFIEDANNYVQLSVTPGQIEQLEPTLRAAHEDGIYVQLAIHSFGEDELPDEEYLAGICTEARVRERPAAFLALIDQQQVGYALHVDSPSEYGMLIDDRGLAYVFSWFFSTMLWELWDTHYDGRSSDPPIRYFEIRRAIPEIEALLEAGATVRVRITGQWVDSRRPCQLVGTVTDVSYEGEHLDEGPITLRDLVGRASLVVDTDGGTFSVGGIGTHLEDVETDQIVVEEIEP, encoded by the coding sequence ATGGACAGCGAGCGACTGGTTTCGGTCCTCCAGACCGGCGGACTCTCGCGCTATCAGGCCCAGGCGTACGTCGCGCTGCTCGAACTCGGGACCGCCTCGGCCGGCGACTTGGCGGACGCCAGCGGCGTTCCCCAGCCCCGGATATACGACGTCTTGCGGGACCTCGAGGCCGACGGGTACGTCGAGACGTACGAGGGCGAGACCCTTCAGGCTCGGGTCCACGATCCGGGGGCGCTCGTCTCGGATCTGAGCACCCGGATCGCCCAGTTCCAGTCGGCCACCGACGAGATCGAACACCGCTGGACGGAGCCTGAACCGACCGGCCAGGAGGCGGCGATCGTCGCGCAGTTCGAGACGGTGCTCACGCGAACGATCGAGTTCATCGAGGACGCCAACAACTACGTCCAGCTGTCGGTCACGCCGGGGCAGATCGAACAGCTCGAGCCGACGCTGCGAGCGGCCCACGAGGACGGCATCTACGTCCAGCTCGCGATCCACTCGTTCGGCGAGGACGAGTTGCCCGACGAGGAATACCTCGCCGGAATCTGTACCGAGGCACGCGTCCGTGAGCGACCGGCGGCGTTTCTGGCGCTGATCGACCAGCAGCAGGTCGGGTATGCGCTCCACGTCGATTCCCCCAGCGAGTACGGCATGCTCATCGACGATCGGGGTCTCGCCTACGTCTTCTCGTGGTTCTTCTCGACGATGCTGTGGGAGCTGTGGGACACCCACTACGACGGTCGCTCGAGCGACCCTCCGATACGCTACTTCGAGATCAGGCGAGCGATCCCCGAGATCGAGGCGCTGCTTGAGGCGGGCGCGACCGTCCGCGTCCGGATTACTGGTCAGTGGGTCGACAGCCGCCGTCCATGCCAGCTCGTCGGCACTGTCACTGACGTCTCCTACGAGGGGGAGCACCTCGACGAGGGGCCGATCACCCTCAGGGACCTCGTCGGCCGGGCCAGCCTCGTCGTCGATACCGACGGCGGCACGTTCTCCGTCGGTGGCATCGGCACGCATCTGGAGGACGTCGAGACCGACCAGATCGTCGTCGAGGAGATCGAACCCTAG
- a CDS encoding PUA domain-containing protein → MTEAASEMDLDTLARVVTYQFGPDGAALFDDPDLEVTRSTSGRPRQIIAPDGRLVTYSTKGRFTLGLAGGRRLHESLPHPDYRVVIGDESEPFVRDGKNVFAKFVQDVDPNVRPGDEVLVTHHGGDLLAVGRAELPAGDMLDFETGMAVAVRDGAED, encoded by the coding sequence ATGACAGAGGCCGCCTCCGAAATGGATCTCGACACGCTGGCGCGGGTCGTGACCTACCAGTTCGGGCCGGACGGTGCGGCGCTGTTCGACGACCCCGACCTGGAAGTTACCCGTTCGACGTCCGGTCGGCCCCGGCAGATCATCGCGCCGGACGGTCGGCTCGTGACCTACAGCACGAAAGGTCGGTTCACGCTCGGACTGGCTGGCGGCCGTCGACTGCACGAATCGCTCCCGCATCCCGACTACCGGGTCGTCATCGGCGACGAGAGCGAGCCGTTCGTTCGCGACGGCAAGAACGTCTTCGCGAAGTTCGTGCAGGACGTCGATCCGAACGTGCGACCCGGCGACGAGGTCCTCGTGACTCATCACGGGGGCGATCTGCTGGCCGTCGGCCGCGCAGAACTACCGGCCGGAGACATGCTGGATTTCGAGACCGGGATGGCGGTTGCCGTTCGGGACGGCGCTGAGGACTGA
- a CDS encoding metallophosphoesterase, producing MEIGIVSDTHDNGSIVEQAVDTFKREGVDAVIHCGDIVAPFSASAFESDFEFYAVRGNNDGEWGLENAVEGFGTYFREFGELTLDGAEFAVYHGTSEPIVDALLESGNYDYVCRGHTHERVHERRGETVHLNPGGIPIPDAPGAPAAVVLDTETGDVEFHDLE from the coding sequence ATGGAGATCGGAATCGTCTCGGATACCCACGACAACGGGAGCATCGTCGAGCAGGCGGTCGATACGTTCAAGCGAGAGGGCGTCGACGCGGTGATCCACTGCGGCGACATCGTCGCCCCGTTCTCGGCGTCGGCCTTCGAGTCGGACTTCGAGTTCTACGCCGTGCGAGGGAACAACGACGGCGAGTGGGGGCTCGAGAACGCTGTCGAAGGGTTCGGCACCTACTTTCGAGAGTTCGGAGAACTTACGCTTGACGGGGCGGAGTTCGCCGTCTATCACGGCACGAGCGAGCCGATCGTCGACGCCTTGCTCGAGAGCGGCAACTACGACTACGTCTGCCGGGGTCACACCCACGAACGGGTCCACGAAAGACGCGGGGAGACGGTCCATCTCAATCCGGGCGGGATCCCGATCCCCGACGCGCCCGGAGCGCCGGCAGCGGTCGTCCTCGACACCGAGACCGGCGACGTCGAGTTCCACGACCTCGAGTGA
- a CDS encoding NYN domain-containing protein, with the protein MTRSETHGTQRVAVLADSQNLYHTARSLHERNIDYAELLDAAVDGRSLTRAIAYVIKANAPEEESFFDALVDIGFETRIKEIRTFGDGSKKADWDVGMSLDAVSLAEHVDAIALCTGDGDFTRLCRHLQHEGVRVDVIAFEESTAEDLIAAADGFIDLGSDPDRFLL; encoded by the coding sequence ATGACCAGAAGCGAGACCCACGGGACACAGCGGGTCGCGGTCCTCGCGGATTCACAGAACCTCTATCACACCGCCAGAAGCCTCCACGAGCGCAACATCGACTACGCGGAGTTGCTCGACGCCGCGGTCGACGGCCGATCGCTCACGCGGGCGATTGCCTACGTCATCAAGGCCAACGCCCCCGAGGAGGAGTCGTTTTTCGACGCGCTGGTCGACATCGGCTTCGAGACGCGGATCAAGGAAATTCGGACCTTCGGCGACGGCTCGAAGAAAGCCGACTGGGACGTCGGAATGAGTCTCGACGCCGTCTCGCTGGCCGAGCACGTCGACGCGATCGCGCTGTGTACCGGCGACGGCGACTTCACGAGGCTCTGCAGACATCTCCAGCACGAGGGCGTCAGAGTCGACGTGATCGCGTTCGAAGAATCGACGGCCGAAGATCTCATCGCGGCGGCTGACGGCTTCATCGATCTCGGGTCCGATCCCGACCGGTTTTTGCTCTAG
- the glgP gene encoding alpha-glucan family phosphorylase, whose translation MTTLQPDGTIAYFSMEYGLENGMNTYNGGLGILAGDVVRGFADLDVDAVGLTLLNDRGLGHQYIDEYGTQHIEPAPWPVEEFCEPLDATVEMTIGDETVTIGAWRYDVVSEHGGTVPVIMLDTDREENPHWIRELTHRVYAPGKDDRFKLAVYLVLGIGGVRMLDELGYDVSTYHMNEGHASFLTLELLARNDLDADAVREQCVFTTHTPVAAAHDEYPIEMLDELLDDDLISMYTVRQYSPRGKIHTTRLALNLSRYVNGVAKRHQEVSREMFPEHAENIDAITNGAHVPTWVGDEMAEVFDEHMRNWRRFPTKLQHATLIDDQPLWEAHQAQKRDLIDYVEDRQGVELDEDVLTLGFARRAVPYKRAPLLFEDVDRLREVIARSGDVQIVYAGKAFPGDPRGREIIEQIYAYADELEDEITITYLENYDMEMGLTLTSGVDVWLNNPRRPREASGTSGMKAAFNGVPQFSTIDGWWVEGHIEGETGWSIGPEPHSLREERMTDAKETLVDSTALYDKLENDVLPTYYDDREKWIDIMRNAIAFNGSRYHARRMMEEYLADAYDA comes from the coding sequence ATGACGACGCTGCAACCCGACGGGACGATCGCGTACTTCAGCATGGAGTACGGGCTGGAGAACGGCATGAACACCTACAACGGCGGGCTCGGCATTCTCGCGGGCGACGTGGTCCGCGGTTTCGCCGATCTGGACGTCGACGCGGTCGGGCTCACACTGCTCAACGACCGCGGGCTGGGACACCAGTACATCGACGAGTACGGCACCCAGCACATCGAGCCGGCACCGTGGCCGGTCGAGGAGTTCTGTGAGCCGCTCGATGCGACTGTCGAGATGACGATCGGCGACGAAACGGTCACGATCGGTGCCTGGCGCTACGACGTCGTGTCCGAACACGGCGGGACCGTTCCGGTCATCATGCTGGATACTGACCGCGAGGAGAACCCCCACTGGATCCGGGAACTGACACACCGCGTCTACGCCCCCGGAAAGGACGACCGCTTCAAACTCGCCGTCTATCTCGTCCTGGGTATCGGCGGCGTCCGCATGCTCGACGAGCTGGGCTACGACGTCTCGACGTACCACATGAACGAAGGCCACGCGAGCTTCCTCACGCTGGAGTTGCTCGCCCGCAACGATCTGGACGCCGACGCGGTCCGCGAGCAGTGCGTGTTCACGACCCACACGCCCGTCGCGGCCGCCCACGACGAGTACCCCATCGAGATGCTCGACGAGCTGCTCGATGACGACCTGATTTCGATGTACACTGTCCGCCAGTACAGTCCGCGCGGCAAGATCCACACGACGCGGCTCGCTCTCAACCTCTCGCGGTACGTCAACGGGGTCGCCAAGCGCCATCAGGAAGTCTCCCGGGAGATGTTCCCCGAACACGCCGAGAATATCGACGCCATCACCAACGGCGCACACGTCCCGACGTGGGTCGGCGACGAGATGGCCGAGGTCTTCGACGAGCACATGCGCAACTGGCGGCGCTTCCCGACGAAGCTCCAGCACGCCACGCTCATCGACGATCAGCCCCTCTGGGAGGCCCATCAGGCCCAGAAGCGCGATCTCATCGACTACGTCGAGGACCGACAGGGCGTCGAACTCGACGAGGACGTGCTGACGCTCGGGTTCGCCCGCCGCGCAGTGCCCTACAAGCGCGCACCGCTGCTGTTCGAGGACGTCGATCGCCTGCGCGAGGTCATCGCCCGCTCGGGCGACGTGCAGATCGTCTACGCCGGCAAGGCCTTCCCCGGGGACCCGCGCGGCCGGGAGATCATCGAGCAGATCTACGCCTACGCCGACGAACTCGAAGACGAAATCACGATCACGTATCTCGAGAACTACGACATGGAGATGGGGCTGACGCTCACCTCCGGAGTCGACGTCTGGCTGAACAACCCCCGGCGACCGCGAGAGGCCTCGGGCACCTCGGGCATGAAGGCCGCGTTCAACGGCGTCCCGCAGTTCTCGACCATCGACGGCTGGTGGGTCGAGGGCCACATCGAGGGCGAGACCGGCTGGTCGATCGGTCCCGAACCTCACAGCCTGCGCGAGGAGCGCATGACCGACGCCAAGGAGACGCTCGTCGACTCGACTGCGCTCTATGACAAACTCGAAAACGACGTGTTGCCGACTTACTACGACGACCGCGAGAAGTGGATCGACATCATGCGAAACGCAATCGCGTTCAACGGCTCGCGCTACCACGCCCGCCGGATGATGGAGGAGTATCTGGCTGACGCCTACGACGCCTGA